The following proteins are encoded in a genomic region of Candidatus Diapherotrites archaeon:
- the gatC gene encoding Asp-tRNA(Asn)/Glu-tRNA(Gln) amidotransferase subunit GatC encodes MPKPKVDNALLLKVAKNARLNLTAAEAKKFLPQLQEIVEAFSKLDTLDVSKEQPSFQPLPLKNVFREDKVEESLSQEDALSNARHKKDGYFRGPKVV; translated from the coding sequence ATGCCAAAGCCGAAAGTTGACAATGCGCTTCTTCTGAAGGTCGCAAAAAATGCGCGGTTAAACCTGACCGCCGCGGAAGCGAAAAAATTCCTTCCCCAGCTGCAGGAAATCGTTGAGGCATTCTCGAAGCTTGACACGCTCGACGTTTCAAAAGAGCAGCCTTCGTTCCAGCCTTTGCCGCTTAAAAACGTTTTCCGCGAGGACAAGGTTGAGGAAAGCCTTTCACAGGAAGACGCGCTGTCCAACGCAAGGCACAAAAAGGACGGCTATTTCAGGGGCCCGAAGGTGGTGTGA
- the aspS gene encoding aspartate--tRNA ligase, with protein sequence MKRTHTCGGLDEKSVGKKVVLNGWIATRRDHGSLTFVDVRDRYGTTQVVFNPEVNKKAHEVAAKLKDEFVVSVQGTVAERPNGTENPKIPTGRIEIVADTVEILNESEALPFPIESRIPVNEDMRLKYRYLDLRKPEMQKNLIMRHRVVKTVRDYFDALGFIEIETPVLAKSTPEGARDYLVPSRVHAGKFFALPQSPQLFKQLSMVAGFDRYFQVAKCFRDEDLRADRQPEFTQIDLEMSFPEREEFFSIMEGMVKAVWKTSLGIGVKTPFPRMTFDEAMSRFGSDKPDTRFGLELADISEEAGKGNFEVFKSILRNGGKVKGINASGCANFSKSQLKTLEETAKVFKAKGLVTAKVTREGLDSQVSKFFDKKILDAIAQKLQAKEGDLLLIVAGPEKIVSDSLSALRLHLRDELKLVKPDDFKFVWITDFPMFEWSEEEQRWNAMHHPFTSPRKEDIALLDRSPEKAKAMAYDLAVNGVELGGGSFRIYSQELQSKIFDILKISREDAQKKFGFLLEAFKYGAPPHGGIAFGLDRLVAMVTGNESIREVIAFPKNKACISMMDNAPSEVSARQLKELSIKLDLEEGLPGKKDKA encoded by the coding sequence ATGAAACGGACGCATACCTGCGGCGGGCTTGACGAAAAAAGCGTGGGCAAGAAGGTCGTTTTGAACGGCTGGATTGCAACGAGGCGCGACCACGGCAGCCTCACTTTTGTTGACGTGCGCGACAGGTACGGGACAACGCAGGTCGTCTTCAATCCCGAAGTGAACAAAAAGGCGCATGAAGTTGCGGCAAAGCTGAAAGACGAGTTTGTCGTTTCAGTGCAGGGAACGGTCGCGGAGCGGCCGAATGGCACGGAAAACCCGAAAATTCCGACGGGCCGCATTGAAATCGTCGCCGACACCGTTGAAATACTGAACGAAAGCGAGGCACTGCCTTTTCCGATCGAGTCAAGGATTCCTGTCAACGAGGACATGCGGCTGAAATACCGCTATTTGGATTTGCGCAAGCCGGAAATGCAGAAAAACCTCATTATGCGGCACCGCGTAGTGAAAACAGTCAGGGACTATTTTGACGCTTTGGGCTTCATTGAAATCGAAACCCCTGTCCTGGCGAAGTCGACTCCGGAGGGAGCGCGCGACTATCTTGTTCCGAGCAGGGTGCATGCCGGAAAGTTTTTTGCCCTGCCGCAGAGTCCGCAGCTGTTCAAGCAGTTGTCGATGGTTGCAGGCTTCGACCGCTATTTCCAGGTCGCAAAATGCTTCCGCGACGAGGATTTGAGGGCGGACAGGCAGCCGGAATTCACGCAAATCGACCTGGAAATGTCGTTTCCCGAGCGCGAGGAATTCTTTTCAATAATGGAAGGCATGGTGAAAGCCGTTTGGAAAACCTCGCTCGGAATCGGCGTGAAAACGCCTTTCCCGCGCATGACCTTTGACGAGGCAATGTCTAGGTTTGGAAGCGATAAGCCGGACACAAGGTTCGGCCTCGAGCTTGCGGACATTTCAGAGGAAGCAGGCAAAGGCAATTTCGAGGTATTCAAAAGCATTCTGCGCAACGGCGGCAAAGTGAAGGGCATCAATGCAAGCGGCTGCGCAAACTTTTCAAAATCCCAGCTTAAAACACTCGAGGAAACGGCGAAAGTCTTCAAGGCAAAAGGCCTCGTTACTGCAAAGGTCACCAGGGAAGGATTGGACTCGCAGGTTTCAAAGTTTTTTGACAAAAAAATCCTGGATGCAATCGCACAAAAACTGCAGGCAAAGGAAGGCGACCTCCTGCTCATTGTCGCGGGGCCGGAAAAAATCGTTTCCGATTCATTGTCCGCGTTAAGGCTGCATTTGCGCGATGAACTGAAGCTTGTGAAACCCGATGACTTCAAATTCGTCTGGATAACCGATTTTCCGATGTTCGAGTGGAGCGAGGAAGAGCAGAGGTGGAATGCCATGCACCACCCTTTCACTTCGCCGAGAAAAGAGGACATAGCTTTGCTTGACAGGTCTCCGGAAAAGGCAAAGGCAATGGCGTACGACCTTGCAGTGAACGGCGTCGAGCTCGGCGGCGGCAGTTTCAGGATTTACTCGCAGGAACTGCAGTCAAAAATCTTCGACATCCTCAAAATATCGCGGGAGGATGCGCAGAAAAAATTCGGCTTTTTGCTGGAAGCCTTCAAATACGGCGCCCCGCCGCATGGTGGAATAGCCTTCGGCCTTGACAGGCTGGTTGCAATGGTTACAGGCAACGAAAGCATCCGCGAAGTGATAGCCTTTCCGAAAAACAAGGCCTGCATTTCAATGATGGACAACGCGCCAAGCGAAGTCAGTGCAAGGCAACTCAAAGAGCTGAGCATAAAGCTCGACCTCGAAGAAGGCCTTCCGGGCAAAAAGGATAAGGCCTGA